Genomic segment of Streptomyces sp. SAI-127:
CGGCGACTACCCGCGCCTGAACCAGGGCCGCCTGACCGAGCAGGAGCAGCAGATCGCCCATCAACTGAAAATTCGCCGGCGCACCCGGGCACGGTGGCGACCGCGCTGGCGCGCCACGAGGAACTGGCGGTGGTCGCGGCGACGACCGGCCCGACGAACCTGGTCGCCCACGCGCTGTGCCGGGACGCGGAGGCGCTCCACACGTACCTGACGCGGCGTTTGACGCGGTCGGCGATAACGCGCATCGAAACGGCTCCGTCGCTGCGCACGTACAAGGCTGCAGCGACACTGCGGACGTCCTGACCTCCGCCCCGGCTCAGGTGGTGCCCGCATGCCCGCTACGACACCGGCACCACCGCCAGGTCACCACGAGTTATCAGCAGCTGGGGAGGACCGCTCTCAATTACGCACATCGGGCTGTCCTGCTCCGTGGCCGCGGCGGAACGCGGTTGCCGCAATCCCTCGCCGCGTCCGGTTCAGACGTCACGGCCCGGTACGTGGTGGGAAGACCAGCAGAGCCCAGAACCGGGGCTCGGTTCAGCGGCGGCCGAACGGCCACCAGCCCCGGCGTGTCCGGCTGCGTGGGGTAGCCGTCGGCCGTGATGGTGCTGGAGGTCGTGGCGGCGGCGGGGGATGCGCCGGGGGCCTGCGCCGTTCACAGGTGTTATTCACCATGCGTCCCGCCGGGTATGTGGTGTGGGCGCTTGTGAAAGACGTTGATAGTTCGGAACTCATGATCTTCACGCCCTGGCGGGCTGAGCGGCTACGCCAAACCGTCGCTGGTGAGCGCTTGCTGTGCTCGTTCCAGAGCGCAGACCGCTCGGCAGGTGGCCTGCGATGCCACGGCGAAGCCTATGACCCGCTTCAGCCGTCCCCCGGACGCGACCGCACCAGGCCCATCAGTCCGCTCCGCCGACAACACGCCGTGACATCTGCCGCGCGCTTCCCGCTCGTCTAACGTTGACTTCGGGGGTCCGCTGCTGCGGGCCCCGCTGAGCACCCGGTCAAGGTACGGGAGGCGCCATGCGCAGCGATCACGCCGCTCGGACTATTAAAGCCGCAGCGCTCATCTGCATCGTCTGCCTGGTTGGCGCCTGCAACCCCGGCACAGGATCCAGTCCGGAGACGAAAACTGGTGCATCAGCGCAGGCGGCCGCTTCGTCGGCTCCCGCCGCGGATCTTCCTTCCACCGGCCAACTGAGCTCGGCGCTATTGAATGCCGACGAGTTGGGGCCCGCCTTCACCCAAGAGCCGACCGCTAGTCCATCGCCCTCCAGGCCGGAAGACGGCAAGGACAGCCGATTCGAAGGCTGCCAGCCCTTGGCACGGCTGCTCAATGCAGACGATGAGCACCCGAACTATCCCGGGGCAACGGCGACATTCGCGAGTCGCAACGGACTGGCTACCGTGTTTGAAGCGCTGACCGCCCAGCCGCCCGACGTTCTCGACGCTGAGTATGGGCAAGCCAAACATGCTCTGGAAGCCTGTGACTCCATCATTCTGATGGCCGCTGGTCAAACGATAAAGTTTTCGCTGACGCCGATTCGCTTTGGCGGCCCGGATTCGTCCGCTGTGCGCATGGATGCCCACCTTCGAGGAGTACTCATCAACGGCTATATCGCGATCGAGCAGCTCAGCCAGAGTATCGCCCTGACATTTTCGTTCTTCCAAGTCGGCGGGGGCTCATCGCAGCTGGCGAGCGCCTTCTACCAGCGCGCCGCCGACAAAGCCCGGACAGCTCTCAACCTCCAACCGTCTTGATCACTAGCATCGGCACAACCGCGACAGACGCGTGAGCATGAGCCTATGAGCACGCGCTAATCTGCTCCTCACCGCG
This window contains:
- a CDS encoding Lrp/AsnC ligand binding domain-containing protein gives rise to the protein MATALARHEELAVVAATTGPTNLVAHALCRDAEALHTYLTRRLTRSAITRIETAPSLRTYKAAATLRTS